A genomic window from Clostridium aceticum includes:
- a CDS encoding FMN-binding protein, protein MSKQQKIAMVILPLLTIAILFGGNIVFGGPESQFLEGVAEGYGGEIKVRVEVAEGEILSVDILEINDTPGLGDNAARRVADSIIEAQSTEVDIVSGATLSSKGLINAVEDALANGPIAYPNGSHEGEAKGYAGDIKVQVNVVSEKIQSIEIVEINDTPGLGDTAADTIKERIIEAQSTEVDVVSGATLSSRGTIEAVRNALGLEE, encoded by the coding sequence TTGTCAAAACAACAAAAAATTGCTATGGTAATCCTTCCATTATTAACAATTGCCATATTGTTTGGAGGAAATATCGTTTTTGGAGGTCCAGAAAGTCAGTTTTTAGAAGGTGTGGCAGAGGGTTATGGTGGAGAAATTAAGGTAAGGGTAGAAGTAGCAGAGGGAGAAATATTATCCGTGGATATCCTTGAGATCAATGATACTCCGGGTTTAGGTGATAATGCAGCAAGAAGAGTTGCGGATAGTATTATTGAAGCGCAATCAACAGAAGTGGATATTGTATCAGGTGCTACATTATCTAGTAAAGGGCTGATCAATGCAGTAGAGGATGCCTTAGCTAATGGACCAATAGCTTATCCTAATGGCTCCCATGAAGGAGAGGCAAAAGGATATGCAGGGGATATTAAAGTTCAAGTAAATGTAGTCAGCGAAAAAATTCAGTCTATAGAGATCGTAGAAATCAATGATACACCGGGACTAGGAGATACTGCTGCTGATACCATTAAGGAACGTATTATTGAGGCTCAATCAACAGAAGTAGATGTTGTGTCTGGTGCCACGTTGTCCAGTAGAGGAACGATAGAAGCTGTTAGAAATGCCTTAGGATTAGAGGAGTAG
- the phoU gene encoding phosphate signaling complex protein PhoU has protein sequence MRSNYFQQLKELNILLLKMGAMVQNIIETAVQGLAKQDLQMARQVYELDDAIDELELKIEQECMSLLALQQPMAKDLRVIGTILKIITDLERMGDYAVNIAKVTLDIGDTPLIKPLIDIPKMATLTENMVKKSLDAFMKADVDLAEEVAHDDEAVDRLYEDIYMELINMMIENPEIIQQATHLLFTGRYLERIADHATNIGERIIYMKTGKIVKIN, from the coding sequence ATGAGAAGCAATTATTTTCAACAGTTGAAGGAATTAAATATTTTGTTATTGAAAATGGGAGCTATGGTGCAGAATATTATTGAAACAGCGGTTCAAGGCTTGGCAAAACAAGATTTACAAATGGCTAGGCAGGTGTATGAATTGGATGATGCTATAGACGAGCTTGAACTAAAGATAGAGCAAGAGTGTATGTCTTTATTGGCTTTACAGCAGCCAATGGCAAAGGATTTAAGAGTAATAGGTACGATACTGAAAATTATTACAGATTTAGAGCGCATGGGGGACTATGCCGTAAACATTGCTAAAGTTACCTTAGATATTGGAGATACCCCTTTAATAAAACCTTTGATTGATATTCCTAAAATGGCTACACTGACGGAAAATATGGTAAAGAAAAGCTTAGATGCATTTATGAAGGCAGATGTTGATTTAGCAGAAGAAGTGGCTCATGATGACGAAGCAGTAGATCGGTTATATGAAGATATCTATATGGAACTAATCAATATGATGATAGAAAACCCAGAAATCATTCAACAGGCAACCCACCTGCTGTTTACTGGGAGATATTTAGAGCGGATTGCAGATCATGCCACCAACATTGGTGAAAGAATTATCTATATGAAAACTGGGAAAATAGTAAAAATCAACTAA
- the pstB gene encoding phosphate ABC transporter ATP-binding protein PstB, with product MSKLSVRDLNLYYSDFQALKNISLNIEAKKVTAFIGPSGCGKSTFLRTLNRMNDLIEDVHIEGSVYLEDQDIYKEDVDVVALRRRIGMVFQKPNPFPKSVYENVAYGPRRYGMKDKKELDSIVERSLKEAALWEEVKDRLNKSALGLSGGQQQRLCIARALAMKPEVLLMDEPTSALDPIATAKIEELIMDLKENYTIIIVTHSMQQAARISDNTAFFLMGDLVEVDKTQAIFTTPRDKRTEDYITGRFG from the coding sequence ATGTCTAAACTATCTGTAAGGGATTTAAACTTATATTACAGTGATTTTCAAGCCCTTAAAAATATTTCTTTAAATATAGAGGCGAAAAAGGTAACAGCCTTTATCGGTCCCTCGGGCTGTGGTAAATCCACTTTTTTAAGGACATTAAACCGTATGAATGATTTAATAGAAGATGTTCACATAGAGGGTTCGGTGTATTTAGAGGATCAGGATATCTATAAGGAGGATGTAGATGTCGTTGCTTTAAGAAGAAGAATTGGTATGGTATTTCAAAAGCCCAATCCTTTTCCTAAGTCAGTTTATGAGAATGTGGCCTATGGTCCTAGACGATATGGCATGAAGGATAAAAAGGAATTAGATAGCATTGTTGAAAGAAGTTTGAAAGAAGCTGCCCTATGGGAAGAAGTAAAGGATCGGTTAAATAAGTCAGCCTTAGGTTTATCAGGAGGTCAGCAACAAAGGTTGTGCATAGCCAGAGCTTTAGCTATGAAGCCAGAAGTGCTGTTGATGGATGAACCTACCTCTGCCCTTGATCCCATTGCAACTGCAAAAATTGAAGAACTAATCATGGACTTAAAAGAGAATTACACAATTATTATTGTTACCCATTCTATGCAGCAAGCTGCAAGAATTTCTGACAATACAGCTTTTTTCCTAATGGGGGATTTAGTTGAGGTAGATAAAACGCAAGCTATCTTTACTACCCCAAGAGATAAAAGAACAGAGGATTATATTACAGGAAGATTTGGTTAG
- the pstA gene encoding phosphate ABC transporter permease PstA: MTKQMREKLAFGVLTLTMLLVVVPTLLIIGYIIYKGIGGISWEFITGMPRKGMREGGIFPAIVGTIYLVLGTISIALPLGIGSAIYLTEYAAHGKIYRLIRLAILNLAGVPSVVYGLFGLGLFVLFLGLGSSILAGALTLACLILPIVITASEEALKSVPKSYREASLALGATKWQTIKNVVLPHAMPGILTGAILGIGRAAGETAPILLTVAAFFLPRLPKSIFDQAMALPYHLYIISTQVPNMPEEVKYGTALVLLSIISIFFMIATTIRIKFKKVNRA; the protein is encoded by the coding sequence ATGACAAAACAAATGAGAGAAAAGCTTGCTTTTGGCGTATTGACCCTCACCATGCTATTGGTAGTCGTCCCTACGTTGTTGATTATAGGCTACATTATCTACAAAGGAATAGGTGGCATCAGTTGGGAGTTTATTACTGGGATGCCCCGTAAAGGTATGCGAGAGGGAGGGATTTTTCCAGCGATTGTTGGTACCATTTACCTAGTGCTGGGTACCATCAGTATTGCCTTGCCGCTAGGGATTGGTTCTGCTATTTACCTAACAGAATATGCAGCCCATGGAAAGATCTATAGACTTATCCGGTTAGCGATACTAAATTTAGCAGGGGTACCCTCTGTTGTATATGGATTATTCGGTTTAGGCTTATTTGTACTATTTTTAGGTTTGGGTTCTTCGATTTTGGCGGGAGCATTAACCCTAGCTTGTCTTATTCTCCCTATTGTTATTACAGCATCAGAAGAGGCTCTTAAAAGTGTTCCCAAAAGTTATCGTGAAGCATCCTTAGCTTTAGGGGCTACAAAGTGGCAGACGATAAAAAATGTTGTACTGCCTCATGCGATGCCAGGGATTTTAACTGGAGCTATTTTAGGGATCGGTAGGGCAGCTGGAGAAACAGCACCTATCCTTTTGACAGTGGCGGCCTTTTTCCTGCCAAGACTACCAAAGTCTATATTTGATCAAGCAATGGCATTGCCTTATCACCTATACATTATATCAACCCAAGTGCCTAATATGCCAGAAGAAGTCAAATACGGAACAGCATTGGTGTTATTAAGCATTATCTCTATATTTTTTATGATTGCCACCACCATAAGGATAAAATTTAAAAAGGTGAATAGAGCTTAG
- the pstC gene encoding phosphate ABC transporter permease subunit PstC translates to MREATVKVKEMKHEKSLKKGIKHRLGEFFIENVIMFMGVTSVVIVALIFFFLFRSGVMLFKDVTLKEFLFGRSWFPISVNPQYGILPLVAGSLMVTLGAIFISVPIGIGCAIYIAEVAPPKIKTGLKVIIEFLSAIPSVVLGFLGIVVLSNWVRITFSLSSGFTVLTGSILVSLMALPTIISISDDAISALPKEYKEASLALGATKWETIKHVLVPAASSGIIAAVMLGVGRAIGETMTVMMVTGNAAQIPDSFLVSGRTMTATIAAEMGDTVRNGTHYHALFAVGIVLLFMTTTINLIADAVLSKAKREGM, encoded by the coding sequence ATGAGGGAAGCAACTGTAAAGGTAAAAGAAATGAAGCATGAAAAGAGCCTTAAAAAAGGCATTAAACATAGATTAGGAGAGTTTTTCATTGAAAATGTGATTATGTTTATGGGGGTTACATCTGTCGTTATTGTTGCTTTAATCTTCTTTTTTCTATTTAGATCAGGTGTAATGCTTTTTAAAGATGTCACTTTAAAAGAATTTTTATTTGGGAGAAGCTGGTTTCCTATATCAGTGAATCCTCAATATGGCATCTTACCATTGGTGGCAGGGTCACTCATGGTAACTTTGGGAGCTATCTTTATTTCCGTCCCCATAGGTATCGGTTGTGCCATCTATATTGCTGAGGTGGCACCACCGAAAATAAAGACGGGTTTGAAGGTGATTATAGAATTTTTATCTGCGATTCCTTCTGTAGTACTGGGCTTTCTTGGAATTGTAGTACTATCCAATTGGGTAAGGATTACCTTTTCTTTATCCTCAGGATTCACTGTGCTAACTGGATCTATTTTAGTTTCTCTTATGGCATTGCCTACTATTATTAGTATTTCTGATGACGCTATAAGTGCATTACCAAAGGAATATAAAGAAGCCTCTCTTGCTCTTGGAGCGACAAAGTGGGAAACCATCAAGCATGTTTTAGTCCCTGCTGCTTCATCAGGAATTATTGCAGCAGTGATGCTGGGGGTTGGTCGTGCTATCGGTGAAACCATGACAGTCATGATGGTAACAGGTAATGCAGCCCAAATACCAGATTCTTTTCTGGTTTCAGGAAGGACTATGACAGCCACCATTGCAGCAGAAATGGGGGATACAGTAAGGAACGGTACCCATTACCATGCGTTATTTGCAGTAGGAATTGTGCTGTTGTTTATGACAACTACCATCAATCTTATAGCAGACGCCGTTCTTTCTAAAGCTAAGAGGGAGGGAATGTAA
- a CDS encoding PstS family phosphate ABC transporter substrate-binding protein, translating to MKKIALLLVVVMIAAVALVGCGGSQSQEPANTTNGDQASNETNTSNDVDFSKLVQVRGSDTMVNLGQQWAEEFMDQYPEAQIAVTGGGSGTGIAAIINGTADMAQSSRKMKNEEMDQAKANGFELKEFITGTDGIAIAVHKDNEIESLTLENLKDIFTGEITNWKEVGGKDAAITLYSRESNSGTYAFFKEFVLKDEEYAAHSNLMPSTQAIVEGLKQDVNGIGYIGLAYLSGDIKAVPVAKEAGSEAILPSLQTVQGGSYPVARPLFVYTAGEPTGVMKLYMDFIMGTEGQRIVEEVGFIPNN from the coding sequence ATGAAAAAAATAGCTTTATTACTAGTAGTAGTAATGATAGCAGCAGTTGCACTTGTTGGATGTGGAGGCAGTCAATCACAGGAACCAGCCAACACCACCAATGGAGATCAAGCTTCAAACGAGACAAACACATCTAATGATGTAGATTTTAGTAAATTAGTACAAGTTCGTGGATCTGATACTATGGTAAACTTAGGGCAGCAATGGGCAGAAGAGTTTATGGACCAATACCCTGAAGCACAAATCGCTGTCACAGGTGGGGGTTCAGGAACAGGAATTGCAGCTATTATCAATGGCACCGCTGATATGGCACAATCTTCTAGAAAAATGAAAAATGAAGAGATGGACCAAGCAAAGGCAAATGGCTTTGAGTTAAAGGAATTTATAACTGGGACAGACGGTATTGCTATTGCAGTACACAAGGACAACGAAATCGAAAGCTTAACCTTAGAAAATTTAAAAGACATCTTTACAGGGGAGATTACTAACTGGAAGGAAGTAGGGGGCAAAGATGCAGCCATCACCCTGTACTCAAGAGAATCTAACTCTGGTACTTATGCCTTTTTCAAGGAGTTTGTATTAAAGGATGAAGAATACGCAGCACATTCAAATCTAATGCCTTCAACCCAAGCGATCGTAGAAGGATTAAAGCAAGATGTTAATGGTATTGGATATATCGGCTTAGCTTATCTTAGTGGAGATATAAAGGCTGTACCAGTAGCAAAAGAAGCAGGAAGCGAAGCGATTTTACCATCTTTACAAACAGTACAAGGTGGAAGCTATCCAGTAGCAAGACCGTTATTTGTTTATACAGCAGGAGAACCAACTGGTGTTATGAAATTATACATGGACTTTATCATGGGTACAGAAGGTCAAAGAATTGTTGAAGAAGTAGGATTTATACCAAATAACTAA
- a CDS encoding methyl-accepting chemotaxis protein, whose protein sequence is MKFKIATKLMAVFLILCTLPTFVLGTYAYRASFKALQEGEVQKYNILLQGIVGNTRTTLQDTEFLLKNLSANASFTHVLESYNQGREVEDEIALKESNQILRKIYVDSMGYYESIFIVGLDGNIVVDSLGRTGYSLGIEDLQFAKDAMTKKGFIMSDVYLSSLSQTGVKIPTLSMAYPIMHQTGQVLGAIAITFDFANFDRVVRNTEIGEAGYGFIINTKGEMLSHPDAKMLMEEGEDAISLSILEHIAQEQTYGFQQISIEGNRWSYFYHWVPSTDWVIAFTLPEKEYLSVAQEIRNNTLLIILIAVMMAIGLSTVFVRRQFIRYINEMVKVMKKIAEGDFTIFAHCNSKDEFEDLSNSINGMVTSQRQVLEKLSTTTRNLHEAEEQMLETSDYAEHYMEEIAATAQQFLSTAEESRNVVCNIQQAIYGVTKQAEEVENMSVDAVAEGVKARQSIKAGLEATEKAVEGIVEIDHAIEMTVKDVLTLVEDSKKIRQFVDYIKKIAKDTNLLALNASIEAARAGQEGRGFAVVAQEVRKLSEQSNETAIEITAVVADILNKVQDVRNKIHYAQQQSIEGKKASNYAKQSFNTIYQSIEAVGEMTSKNNEAAKKQVLGIEAVNEYMKKIEEMIYYTVEGAKQIAEGTQQQSNTMHNITHVSNELRDMATELTSIVSCFKISDEEKEESSVDEDQGLSNESVERLQEELELEIIPSTMEEIDEEKLEEEKIA, encoded by the coding sequence ATGAAATTTAAAATTGCAACAAAGCTAATGGCAGTTTTTTTAATCCTATGCACCTTACCTACTTTCGTATTAGGAACCTATGCTTATAGGGCAAGTTTTAAAGCTTTACAGGAGGGAGAGGTACAAAAATACAATATTTTATTGCAGGGTATTGTAGGAAATACAAGAACTACATTACAGGATACGGAGTTTTTATTGAAAAACCTTTCTGCTAATGCCTCCTTTACCCACGTGTTGGAAAGCTATAACCAAGGGAGGGAAGTGGAAGATGAGATTGCCTTAAAGGAGAGTAATCAAATATTGAGAAAGATTTATGTAGATTCTATGGGATACTATGAGAGCATTTTCATTGTGGGGCTGGATGGAAATATTGTTGTAGACAGCTTAGGGCGAACTGGTTATAGTTTAGGAATCGAGGATTTACAGTTTGCTAAAGATGCCATGACTAAGAAAGGTTTTATCATGAGTGATGTTTATCTTTCTTCCTTAAGCCAAACTGGGGTTAAAATACCTACTTTATCTATGGCATACCCTATTATGCATCAAACGGGCCAGGTCTTAGGAGCTATAGCGATTACCTTCGATTTTGCCAATTTTGATAGGGTAGTAAGAAACACAGAGATAGGAGAGGCTGGTTATGGTTTTATCATCAACACAAAAGGAGAAATGCTGAGCCATCCAGATGCAAAGATGCTGATGGAAGAGGGAGAAGATGCTATAAGTCTATCTATTTTGGAGCATATAGCACAAGAACAAACCTATGGTTTTCAACAGATTTCTATAGAAGGTAATAGGTGGAGCTATTTTTATCACTGGGTACCTTCAACAGACTGGGTGATTGCCTTTACACTTCCAGAAAAAGAGTACTTAAGTGTAGCACAAGAAATCAGAAACAATACCCTTTTGATTATTTTAATTGCTGTTATGATGGCTATTGGGTTATCCACCGTCTTTGTTAGAAGACAGTTTATTAGGTATATAAACGAGATGGTAAAGGTAATGAAAAAAATAGCTGAAGGAGATTTTACTATATTTGCCCACTGCAATTCTAAGGATGAATTTGAAGACTTATCCAACAGTATCAATGGCATGGTGACATCACAAAGACAGGTATTGGAAAAGCTTTCTACTACTACAAGAAATCTACATGAGGCTGAAGAGCAGATGCTAGAAACCAGTGACTATGCAGAGCATTACATGGAGGAAATCGCCGCTACAGCCCAACAGTTTTTATCTACTGCAGAGGAAAGCCGCAATGTTGTTTGCAACATCCAACAAGCTATTTACGGTGTGACAAAACAAGCAGAAGAAGTGGAAAACATGAGTGTAGATGCAGTAGCAGAAGGGGTCAAAGCGAGACAGTCTATAAAAGCAGGACTTGAAGCTACAGAAAAAGCAGTAGAAGGAATTGTGGAGATTGATCATGCTATAGAAATGACGGTGAAGGATGTATTGACGCTGGTAGAAGACTCTAAGAAAATCCGACAATTTGTAGACTATATTAAGAAAATAGCCAAGGATACAAACTTATTAGCTTTAAATGCATCTATTGAAGCAGCTAGAGCAGGGCAAGAGGGTAGGGGGTTTGCTGTAGTTGCACAGGAGGTAAGAAAGTTATCTGAGCAAAGTAATGAAACTGCCATTGAGATAACAGCGGTTGTTGCTGATATATTAAATAAGGTGCAGGATGTTCGTAACAAAATTCACTATGCACAGCAACAGTCTATAGAAGGGAAAAAAGCTTCAAACTATGCAAAGCAAAGCTTTAATACTATATATCAATCCATTGAAGCAGTAGGTGAGATGACTTCTAAAAATAATGAAGCGGCAAAAAAACAGGTTTTAGGTATTGAAGCAGTCAATGAGTATATGAAAAAAATCGAAGAAATGATTTATTACACGGTGGAAGGAGCAAAACAGATTGCAGAGGGTACACAACAACAATCCAATACAATGCATAATATCACCCATGTAAGTAATGAATTGAGGGATATGGCTACTGAACTAACCTCCATTGTTTCATGCTTTAAAATAAGTGATGAAGAAAAAGAAGAGTCATCCGTAGACGAAGACCAGGGACTTTCTAATGAAAGCGTAGAAAGGTTACAAGAAGAGCTAGAACTAGAAATCATTCCTTCAACAATGGAAGAAATAGATGAAGAAAAATTGGAAGAAGAGAAAATCGCTTAA
- a CDS encoding putative manganese-dependent inorganic diphosphatase, whose product MSIFVFGHKNPDTDSVSSAIAFSHLKNKLGFDTIPCVLGEVNKETSYVLNYFGLPTPKLIDNVKVQVKDLKYSFDEGVSGDNCILSIYKLMEKEQLQTVAVVDENHKLLGIVSMKDIAMGLIKGDFYHLQSSLENLVAALKGEVLTGDRDYFDGKISVITYYYKTIAGSLGEEDIIIVGDTYDVIESAIQSKVQLIVITGGKVLPEKYIAMAQEKKVTLLSVPMDTYYVSKVINQCNDVSTIMRTKNIIKFYEEDYLEEIKEEIINTHFRNYPIVDHQNTFLGFINKKHILNPQRKKTILVDHNEYRQSAEGLEESEILEIVDHHKLGDISTSMPINFRNNAVGSTCTIVYWMFRDFNIEIHKAMAGVLMAGIISDTLLFKSPTTTDMDRRAVEELNKILHMDIETFAMEMFKTGTSLEGQSIEQIFYKDFKEFNLETYKTGISQVFTLDIEDVFNRKDSFIDFMERTHKNNNYDITLLLITDILKEGSYILFQCKNNHLISSAFHVEGLQGIFVENIVSRKKQVIPRLLEAIHLIK is encoded by the coding sequence ATGTCTATTTTTGTTTTTGGTCATAAAAATCCCGATACCGACTCTGTTTCTTCAGCCATTGCCTTTTCCCATCTGAAAAACAAGCTGGGTTTTGATACAATTCCTTGTGTTTTGGGAGAAGTGAATAAGGAGACCAGTTATGTATTAAATTATTTTGGTCTTCCAACCCCTAAACTGATTGATAATGTAAAGGTACAGGTAAAAGATTTAAAATATAGTTTTGATGAGGGGGTTTCGGGAGATAATTGTATTCTATCTATCTATAAGTTAATGGAGAAGGAGCAGCTTCAAACAGTAGCTGTTGTAGATGAGAATCATAAACTGCTAGGGATCGTTAGCATGAAGGATATTGCTATGGGATTAATCAAAGGGGACTTCTATCATTTACAAAGTTCTTTAGAAAACCTTGTGGCTGCCTTAAAGGGAGAGGTTTTAACAGGAGATCGTGACTATTTTGATGGAAAGATTTCTGTTATCACTTATTACTATAAAACCATCGCTGGGTCCTTAGGGGAAGAGGATATCATTATTGTAGGGGATACCTATGATGTCATTGAATCCGCTATCCAATCAAAAGTACAATTAATCGTTATAACAGGCGGTAAAGTACTTCCTGAAAAATATATTGCTATGGCACAGGAAAAAAAAGTTACCCTTCTTTCTGTTCCTATGGATACCTACTATGTGTCAAAAGTGATTAATCAATGTAATGATGTGTCTACTATTATGAGGACAAAAAATATTATTAAGTTTTATGAAGAAGACTACTTAGAAGAGATCAAAGAAGAGATTATTAATACACATTTTAGAAATTACCCTATCGTAGATCATCAAAATACTTTCTTAGGCTTTATTAATAAAAAGCATATTCTTAATCCTCAAAGGAAAAAAACTATCTTAGTAGATCATAATGAGTATCGTCAGAGTGCGGAGGGACTAGAGGAATCAGAAATATTGGAAATTGTTGATCATCATAAACTAGGAGATATCTCTACTTCTATGCCTATTAATTTTCGTAATAATGCAGTAGGCAGTACCTGTACCATCGTTTACTGGATGTTTAGAGACTTTAATATAGAAATACACAAGGCGATGGCAGGGGTGCTTATGGCAGGTATTATCTCTGATACCCTACTGTTTAAGTCACCTACTACAACAGATATGGACCGAAGAGCAGTGGAGGAATTAAATAAAATTCTCCACATGGATATTGAAACCTTTGCTATGGAGATGTTTAAAACAGGAACTTCCCTAGAGGGTCAGAGTATCGAACAAATTTTCTATAAAGATTTTAAAGAATTCAATCTAGAAACCTATAAAACTGGTATTAGCCAAGTATTTACCTTAGATATTGAGGATGTTTTCAATAGAAAAGACTCCTTCATTGATTTTATGGAGCGTACCCATAAGAATAATAACTATGATATTACTTTGTTACTGATTACAGATATTCTCAAGGAAGGTTCTTATATTTTATTTCAGTGTAAAAACAATCATCTTATCTCCTCTGCATTTCATGTGGAAGGGCTTCAAGGAATTTTTGTAGAAAACATTGTTTCTAGAAAAAAGCAAGTTATCCCTAGATTGCTGGAAGCCATCCATTTAATAAAATAA
- the asrA gene encoding anaerobic sulfite reductase subunit AsrA, which yields MGYTMTREAFNKTLASLSKSYKIYAPVGFKGEGRFSDTDVIRYDEIKQVEEIVLDEKSHFSPKEVLHPIRQTLLYFLQDEVIEANTSSEGIIVFLRPCDIHGILKLDQVFLQNGNIRDVYYEKLRNKIKFFMIECTTGFDGCFCVSMEANKTDLYTAAIRFDENISIDLKDDDLLHYFKEEKQIDFQPEFIEKNKLEVKLPPTEKITPEFFDSSLWKEYSERCIACGRCNFVCISCSCWTMQDISYQDNPHQGERRRVWAGCHVDGFTDMAGGHGFRKNYGDRMRFKTMHKIYDFKKRNGMSMCIGCGRCDDACPEYISFSKCINKVTEALEEGQ from the coding sequence ATGGGATATACCATGACAAGAGAAGCTTTTAACAAAACACTAGCATCCTTAAGTAAGTCCTATAAAATTTATGCCCCTGTAGGATTTAAAGGGGAAGGAAGGTTCTCTGATACGGATGTCATCCGCTATGATGAAATTAAGCAGGTTGAGGAAATTGTTTTAGATGAAAAGTCTCACTTTTCTCCAAAAGAAGTGCTGCACCCTATTCGCCAAACCCTGCTCTACTTTCTACAGGATGAAGTCATAGAAGCTAACACATCTAGCGAAGGAATCATTGTTTTTTTAAGACCCTGCGATATCCATGGCATTTTGAAACTAGACCAGGTTTTTTTACAAAATGGTAATATTAGAGATGTTTACTATGAAAAACTGCGAAACAAAATAAAGTTTTTCATGATAGAATGTACTACAGGTTTTGACGGTTGTTTTTGCGTTTCTATGGAGGCCAACAAAACCGACTTATATACAGCAGCTATTCGTTTCGATGAAAATATTTCCATAGACCTAAAAGATGATGATTTATTGCACTACTTTAAGGAGGAAAAACAAATAGATTTTCAACCTGAATTTATAGAAAAAAATAAATTAGAAGTAAAGTTACCCCCCACTGAAAAAATCACTCCAGAATTTTTTGACTCATCCTTATGGAAGGAATATAGCGAAAGATGCATCGCCTGTGGTCGTTGTAATTTTGTATGTATCTCCTGTAGCTGCTGGACAATGCAGGATATTTCTTATCAAGATAACCCTCACCAAGGGGAGCGAAGAAGAGTATGGGCAGGATGTCATGTAGATGGTTTTACTGACATGGCTGGTGGTCATGGGTTTAGAAAAAACTACGGAGATCGCATGAGATTTAAAACCATGCATAAAATCTATGACTTTAAAAAGCGAAATGGAATGTCTATGTGTATTGGCTGTGGCCGTTGCGATGATGCCTGTCCTGAATATATATCTTTTTCAAAATGTATCAATAAAGTTACAGAAGCATTAGAGGAGGGACAATAG